From the genome of Candidatus Methylopumilus turicensis, one region includes:
- a CDS encoding CobW family GTP-binding protein codes for MDNRIPITLLTGFLGSGKTTLLNKLLNHSGMKDTAVIINELGATGLDDILAKNLERKVESQHIADNTVLLESGCLCCTLTTEMADTLRDLFFKRALSAIPEFKRLIIETTGMADPGPIMGSLLNEPVISSTYRLDAVVVTVDSVYGLEQLKAHAEARKQAAVADVLLITKPDLANAEQINALETALSEINPGATQYQVMQGQIDPIHIIEIGLFDSSNQEAKPERWLRAPTKKNAGLFKEAHDEGITSFTIALPMPLSYDLLEPKLAWLCATHGEQLLRMKGIVHADDQPDPIAVHAVHKTLYTPTMLTDWKEEKPISRLVLIGKGLDEAAIRNEMMRI; via the coding sequence ATGGATAATCGCATCCCCATTACTTTATTAACGGGTTTTCTTGGTTCTGGAAAAACGACACTTCTAAACAAGTTGCTCAACCACTCTGGCATGAAAGACACTGCCGTCATCATTAACGAGCTGGGCGCGACAGGCCTAGATGACATTCTTGCTAAAAATTTAGAGCGCAAAGTTGAAAGCCAACACATTGCCGACAATACAGTTTTATTAGAATCAGGTTGCTTATGTTGTACGCTCACCACCGAAATGGCAGATACACTTCGTGATTTATTCTTCAAACGCGCACTTTCAGCCATTCCTGAATTTAAACGCCTGATTATTGAAACCACAGGCATGGCAGACCCAGGGCCGATTATGGGTAGTTTGCTCAACGAACCCGTCATTAGTTCTACTTACCGATTAGATGCTGTGGTGGTGACCGTAGATAGCGTTTATGGATTAGAGCAACTAAAAGCCCACGCCGAGGCCAGAAAACAAGCGGCTGTGGCAGATGTGCTCCTCATTACCAAACCAGACTTAGCAAATGCAGAACAAATAAACGCTTTAGAAACAGCGCTCAGTGAAATCAACCCGGGCGCAACCCAATACCAAGTCATGCAAGGCCAAATCGACCCAATTCATATTATCGAGATTGGTTTGTTTGATAGCAGCAACCAAGAGGCCAAACCAGAACGCTGGTTACGCGCACCCACTAAGAAAAACGCAGGGCTGTTTAAAGAAGCCCACGATGAGGGCATTACCAGCTTCACCATTGCGCTACCCATGCCACTTAGTTATGACCTGCTCGAGCCTAAGCTAGCATGGCTATGCGCCACCCACGGCGAACAGTTGCTGAGAATGAAAGGCATTGTCCATGCCGATGACCAGCCAGACCCAATTGCTGTCCACGCCGTGCATAAAACGCTCTACACACCAACCATGCTCACGGACTGGAAAGAAGAAAAGCCGATTTCTCGGCTTGTGTTGATTGGCAAAGGCTTAGATGAAGCGGCCATTAGAAATGAAATGATGCGGATTTAG